A genome region from Colwellia sp. Arc7-D includes the following:
- a CDS encoding nuclear transport factor 2 family protein produces MKIKNILTAMIVILSFSVNAHGDKNHNDKSKQAIVDIISGIKFGWENGDGTPFRENYLDFKGARYIESGGQNPGLDSLVNHHVEPEKDAMEYLELNFSNIEVTFEGKDKDFAWAIADSAVKGKVRKSGKVFDKTGYQTFLFRKVEGDWKVVHTHSSTRDKRPKAAYKH; encoded by the coding sequence ATGAAGATTAAAAACATTTTAACAGCGATGATAGTTATCTTGAGCTTCTCAGTGAATGCTCACGGTGATAAAAATCATAACGATAAAAGCAAACAAGCCATTGTTGATATTATCTCAGGTATTAAATTTGGTTGGGAAAACGGTGATGGAACGCCTTTTAGAGAAAATTACTTAGACTTTAAAGGCGCTAGATATATAGAGTCTGGCGGTCAAAATCCAGGTTTAGACAGCTTAGTTAATCACCATGTTGAACCTGAAAAAGATGCCATGGAATACCTCGAATTAAATTTTTCCAATATAGAGGTTACTTTTGAAGGTAAAGATAAAGATTTTGCTTGGGCTATTGCTGATAGCGCAGTAAAAGGAAAAGTAAGAAAATCTGGTAAGGTATTTGATAAAACCGGCTATCAAACTTTCTTATTTCGTAAAGTAGAAGGGGATTGGAAGGTTGTTCATACCCATTCTTCAACACGTGATAAACGTCCTAAAGCAGCTTACAAACATTAA
- a CDS encoding cytochrome c, translating into MKIIKLLLVLFVLAIGSAATVMYSGIVNVAADEPHSDLVYWLLEETRENSIRNAAKNIKVPDLSDPELLLTGGTDYEFMCSSCHLKPGQSESDMSLGLYPAPPNLAISSKTHVGHEHGDDDDAARRNFWIIKHGIKASGMPAWGKTHDDQRIWAMVAFINQLYTLTPEQYQILTAID; encoded by the coding sequence ATGAAAATCATTAAATTATTATTGGTACTTTTTGTTTTAGCTATCGGCTCAGCCGCTACTGTGATGTATTCAGGTATTGTTAATGTCGCCGCTGATGAGCCGCACAGTGATCTTGTCTATTGGCTGTTAGAAGAAACCAGAGAAAACTCTATTCGCAATGCGGCAAAAAATATCAAAGTTCCTGATTTAAGTGACCCAGAGTTATTACTAACCGGCGGCACTGATTATGAATTTATGTGTTCCAGTTGCCACCTAAAACCCGGTCAAAGTGAGAGTGATATGAGTCTAGGCTTATATCCTGCGCCGCCTAACTTGGCCATATCGAGTAAAACACATGTCGGTCATGAACATGGTGACGATGATGACGCTGCTCGGAGAAATTTTTGGATAATTAAGCATGGTATTAAAGCGTCTGGTATGCCTGCGTGGGGTAAAACCCATGACGATCAGCGCATATGGGCAATGGTAGCTTTTATCAATCAGCTATACACTTTAACACCAGAACAATATCAAATACTGACAGCGATTGATTAG
- a CDS encoding nuclear transport factor 2 family protein: MIKVKLPTMLVCVISVFFTSVSIAHEAKPNSLEQSPMFIGIKSVPGQVVTQFHQALKAQDKIAARKLLADDVLIFEGGGVERSADEYAHHHMLSDMKYLAATNSELLEHNVKVTGNSAVSMSRSKTTGTYKNKTLNYEGMETIVLEKQLGEWKIVHIHWSN; the protein is encoded by the coding sequence ATGATAAAAGTTAAGTTACCTACGATGCTTGTGTGTGTAATAAGTGTGTTTTTTACTAGTGTTAGTATTGCGCATGAGGCCAAGCCTAATTCATTAGAGCAATCGCCAATGTTTATTGGTATTAAATCTGTGCCTGGTCAGGTAGTTACACAATTTCATCAGGCATTGAAAGCACAAGATAAAATAGCCGCGAGAAAATTATTAGCAGATGACGTACTAATTTTTGAAGGTGGAGGAGTTGAGCGCTCAGCCGATGAATATGCCCATCATCATATGTTATCCGATATGAAATACCTAGCCGCCACAAACAGTGAGCTACTTGAGCATAATGTTAAAGTTACGGGTAATAGTGCGGTTTCAATGTCACGTAGTAAAACCACCGGCACATACAAAAACAAAACGCTTAATTACGAAGGCATGGAAACCATAGTGCTAGAAAAGCAACTTGGTGAGTGGAAGATAGTACATATTCACTGGTCAAATTAG
- a CDS encoding nitroreductase family protein: protein MTHPIISDLEKRYTTKRYTTKRIPQDDLDIVFQAMRLSPSSINSQPWKFIVIESDEAKERMHNIFANKFQFNQPHIKTASHVILFAYNPKYTREDYEKVIDADIKNGRTQAENREQSFGAFAFVDMNTDEQGNNATWTKAQTYIALGNTMHAAARLGIDSTPMEGVDAELIGDVFEKELDGYICDVALVLGYHDDSEDYNAKLPKSRLAKEQIIQVL from the coding sequence ATGACTCACCCAATTATTAGTGATTTAGAAAAACGTTACACGACTAAGCGCTATACCACCAAGCGTATTCCCCAAGATGATCTAGACATAGTTTTTCAAGCTATGCGCCTTTCTCCTTCATCAATTAACTCACAACCTTGGAAGTTTATTGTTATTGAGTCTGATGAAGCTAAAGAACGTATGCATAATATCTTTGCTAATAAATTTCAGTTTAATCAACCACATATTAAAACAGCTTCGCACGTTATTTTATTTGCTTACAACCCTAAATATACTCGCGAAGATTACGAAAAAGTCATTGATGCAGATATTAAAAATGGTCGTACTCAAGCAGAAAATCGCGAACAATCATTTGGCGCTTTTGCTTTTGTTGATATGAATACAGACGAGCAAGGCAACAATGCAACATGGACTAAAGCGCAAACCTACATTGCTTTAGGTAACACAATGCATGCAGCAGCACGTTTAGGTATTGATTCAACTCCAATGGAAGGCGTAGATGCTGAGCTAATTGGTGACGTTTTTGAAAAAGAATTAGACGGTTACATCTGTGACGTAGCATTAGTGCTTGGCTACCACGATGATTCTGAAGATTATAACGCTAAGCTACCTAAGTCGCGTTTAGCGAAAGAGCAAATAATTCAAGTTTTATAA
- a CDS encoding heavy metal response regulator transcription factor, protein MRLLVVEDEVKTGDYLKQGLSESGFQVSLARNGLDGHHFAMTELFDVIILDVMLPDVSGWRILQSLREANNETPVLFLSARDSVDDRVKGLELGADDYLIKPFAFSEVLARVRTLIRRGGTQKIADILTVADLEIDIPKRKVQRAGKRILLSNKEFNLLELLLRREGEVLPRSLIASQVWDMNFDSDTNVIDVAIRRLRGKIDDEFGVKLIHTVRGMGYKLEAEFNEN, encoded by the coding sequence ATGCGTTTATTAGTTGTTGAAGACGAAGTTAAAACTGGTGACTACTTAAAGCAAGGCTTAAGTGAGTCAGGCTTTCAGGTGTCGTTAGCTCGTAATGGCCTTGATGGTCACCACTTCGCTATGACTGAATTATTTGATGTTATTATCTTAGATGTGATGTTACCCGATGTCTCCGGTTGGCGAATTCTACAATCCCTACGTGAAGCTAATAATGAGACCCCTGTATTATTTTTATCTGCGCGAGATAGTGTCGATGATAGAGTAAAAGGTCTTGAACTAGGTGCTGATGATTATCTGATAAAACCGTTTGCCTTTTCGGAAGTATTAGCCAGAGTACGCACACTGATTCGCCGCGGCGGCACCCAAAAGATTGCCGATATATTAACAGTGGCTGATTTAGAAATAGATATCCCCAAACGCAAGGTTCAGCGCGCAGGTAAGCGTATTCTATTAAGTAACAAAGAGTTCAACCTTCTTGAATTGTTGCTCCGCCGAGAAGGCGAAGTTTTACCTCGTTCATTAATTGCTTCTCAAGTTTGGGACATGAACTTTGATAGTGATACAAACGTCATCGACGTTGCTATCCGTCGATTAAGAGGAAAAATTGATGATGAGTTTGGAGTAAAACTTATTCATACTGTTCGGGGTATGGGTTATAAATTAGAGGCTGAATTTAATGAAAATTAA
- a CDS encoding copper resistance system multicopper oxidase, whose amino-acid sequence MRVKESLHPTHMPRRRFVQGLIAGGVLAACPSIIYAASSLTTGNRGNVTELSGKVIDLVIGESLVNFTGVVRTATTINGSIPAPTLRLKEGDDVTIRVTNNLKVPSSIHWHGIILPYQMDGVPGISFKGIMPGETFVYKFKLQQSGTYWYHSHSGFQEMTGMYGALIIEPREQDIISADNEYVIQLSDWTDENPMDVFRKLKVQGDTYNFNQPTVPEFFDDVASSSVANALQRREMWNKMRMNPTDLADLSASTMTFLMNGSTPMANWRGLFKNGEKLRLRFINGSSNSFFDVRIPELKLTVVQADGQNIEPVTVDEFRFGPGETYDVIVEPKNDAYTIFAQSMDRSGYAKGTLSVDPSLDAPVPALDPVEWLTMTDMMGNMASGGEHGSMPGMAGMSDMSGNAMDKGTMKQGGMAMDHSAMSMDHSMHNMGGNPLAVPSNKVRHAKTEYGASVDMRVDMPRTNLDDPGIGLRNNGRRVLTLADLRSLDGIADHQEPEAEIELHLTGNMERYSWSFDGLEFGKSTPVHMKHNQRLRVILQNDTMMTHPMHLHGMWSDLENDQGEVMVRRHTIPVQPAQRISFLTTPHDVGRWAWHCHLLFHMDAGMFREVVVS is encoded by the coding sequence ATGAGAGTTAAAGAGTCACTACATCCAACACATATGCCAAGAAGACGGTTTGTTCAAGGTTTAATTGCTGGCGGCGTGCTGGCGGCATGCCCTAGTATAATTTATGCTGCTTCATCACTAACCACAGGCAATAGAGGTAATGTAACAGAATTGAGCGGTAAAGTTATTGATTTGGTGATAGGTGAATCACTGGTTAATTTTACTGGTGTTGTGCGTACAGCGACAACAATTAATGGCTCTATACCTGCTCCAACCTTACGCCTTAAAGAAGGCGATGATGTCACTATTAGAGTAACCAATAATTTAAAGGTTCCTAGCTCAATTCACTGGCATGGCATTATTTTACCGTATCAAATGGATGGCGTCCCTGGCATAAGCTTCAAAGGTATAATGCCGGGTGAAACCTTTGTCTATAAATTTAAACTTCAACAAAGTGGCACCTATTGGTATCACTCACACAGTGGTTTCCAAGAAATGACCGGCATGTACGGTGCTTTAATTATCGAGCCTCGTGAGCAAGATATTATTAGTGCCGATAACGAATATGTCATTCAATTATCTGATTGGACTGACGAAAATCCAATGGATGTGTTTCGTAAATTAAAAGTGCAGGGTGATACCTACAATTTTAATCAACCGACTGTGCCTGAGTTTTTTGATGATGTCGCTAGTTCCAGTGTTGCTAATGCATTACAACGTCGAGAAATGTGGAATAAGATGCGAATGAATCCTACCGATCTCGCTGACTTATCCGCATCAACTATGACCTTTCTTATGAATGGCAGTACACCAATGGCAAATTGGCGAGGCCTATTTAAAAACGGTGAAAAGCTAAGACTAAGATTTATTAACGGCTCAAGTAATAGTTTTTTTGATGTGCGCATACCGGAACTTAAACTAACCGTCGTGCAGGCTGATGGACAAAATATTGAACCAGTCACTGTTGATGAATTTCGCTTTGGCCCAGGTGAAACTTACGATGTGATTGTTGAACCAAAAAATGATGCTTATACCATTTTTGCCCAAAGTATGGACCGTTCAGGTTATGCCAAAGGCACATTGTCAGTAGACCCTAGCCTTGATGCGCCTGTGCCAGCACTCGATCCTGTTGAATGGTTAACAATGACGGATATGATGGGGAACATGGCTAGTGGCGGTGAACATGGTTCAATGCCAGGTATGGCAGGCATGTCAGATATGTCGGGAAATGCTATGGATAAAGGCACTATGAAGCAAGGTGGTATGGCGATGGATCATAGCGCAATGTCTATGGATCATAGTATGCATAACATGGGTGGAAACCCATTGGCTGTCCCGAGTAATAAAGTACGTCACGCCAAAACAGAGTATGGCGCCTCGGTAGATATGCGAGTTGATATGCCGCGGACAAACTTAGACGATCCTGGTATTGGCTTACGCAATAATGGCCGTCGTGTTTTAACACTTGCAGACTTACGTTCACTTGACGGCATTGCCGATCACCAAGAGCCAGAAGCTGAAATAGAGTTGCATTTAACGGGTAATATGGAACGTTATAGCTGGTCTTTCGATGGTTTAGAGTTTGGTAAAAGTACGCCTGTGCATATGAAACATAATCAGCGATTACGCGTTATTTTACAAAACGATACCATGATGACACATCCTATGCATTTACATGGTATGTGGAGTGATTTGGAAAATGACCAAGGTGAGGTAATGGTTCGCCGACATACTATACCGGTGCAACCTGCGCAAAGAATTAGCTTTTTAACCACACCACATGATGTAGGTCGTTGGGCTTGGCATTGTCATCTATTGTTCCACATGGATGCCGGTATGTTTAGAGAGGTAGTTGTATCATGA
- a CDS encoding heavy metal sensor histidine kinase, with translation MKINFRTRSITFRVVLFVAITAVFSLSVIGTLIYSSIDHHFIQQDIGELKVINHSIETTLSQQHNTKMPLANALSKAVAGHHGVYFQVNSQAGELIYSNSPRDFSQLNIPLPTTFGFNGENITRHSIGKSIYRVLVTNYSSQQANYKITVAIDMSFHMQFLSHFKQSLWIIMLCSGLMVLLAAWFAVYQGLNPLRGLSRKMQDIQSDNFEIRLDEDKVPTELINMVRSFNLMLDRLQNEFLRLSNFSSDIAHELRTPLTNIITQSQVGLSRPRKLEEYQELLFSNLEELDRLTKMVSDMLWLAKTQNGLIKPEQQILNSDTEIAALFEYFDALAEEKNITFIKRGENLTFYCDKLHFRQLISNLLSNAMRYTAKGLSVTVNMTTTSNGQACISVINPGEKIPAEHIPYLFDRFYRPDKSRTRHSDGAGLGLAIVKALVETNAGKIDVTSNDEATCFNIFLKLAK, from the coding sequence ATGAAAATTAATTTCAGGACTCGGTCAATTACCTTCAGAGTTGTGTTGTTTGTTGCCATTACCGCTGTATTTAGCCTTTCTGTTATCGGTACACTTATCTATAGCTCTATTGACCACCACTTTATTCAGCAAGATATTGGCGAGCTTAAGGTGATTAACCATTCAATTGAAACAACATTATCACAACAGCACAATACCAAAATGCCACTAGCTAACGCTTTATCAAAAGCCGTGGCTGGTCATCACGGTGTTTATTTTCAAGTGAACAGCCAGGCAGGTGAATTAATATATAGCAACTCACCCCGAGACTTTAGCCAGTTGAACATCCCCTTGCCTACAACCTTTGGTTTTAATGGCGAAAATATTACCAGACACAGTATTGGCAAGTCTATTTATAGGGTGTTGGTCACCAATTATAGTAGTCAGCAGGCCAACTACAAAATCACCGTTGCTATTGATATGAGTTTTCATATGCAATTTCTCAGTCACTTTAAACAAAGTTTATGGATTATTATGCTTTGTTCAGGGCTAATGGTTTTACTAGCTGCTTGGTTTGCTGTTTATCAGGGACTAAACCCTTTACGGGGCCTGAGTAGAAAAATGCAGGATATCCAAAGCGATAACTTTGAAATTAGATTAGATGAAGACAAAGTGCCCACTGAATTAATTAATATGGTGCGCTCTTTTAATTTAATGCTTGATAGATTACAAAATGAATTTTTACGTTTATCAAATTTCTCCTCCGATATCGCTCACGAACTCAGAACACCTTTAACAAACATTATTACTCAAAGTCAGGTTGGACTATCAAGACCACGAAAACTAGAAGAGTATCAGGAGTTATTATTCTCTAACTTAGAAGAGCTAGATAGATTAACCAAGATGGTCAGCGATATGTTGTGGCTGGCAAAAACACAAAATGGCCTGATCAAACCTGAGCAGCAGATATTAAATAGTGATACCGAAATAGCGGCATTGTTTGAGTATTTTGATGCGCTAGCTGAAGAAAAAAATATAACGTTTATAAAGCGAGGCGAAAATTTAACTTTTTATTGCGATAAATTACATTTTCGCCAATTAATATCTAACTTGTTATCAAATGCCATGCGTTATACCGCCAAAGGCTTATCAGTCACTGTGAACATGACGACTACAAGCAATGGACAAGCTTGTATATCAGTAATAAACCCTGGAGAAAAGATACCAGCTGAGCATATTCCCTATTTATTTGACCGTTTTTATCGACCTGATAAGTCAAGAACGCGACACAGCGATGGTGCTGGATTAGGCCTAGCGATTGTTAAAGCATTAGTAGAAACTAATGCGGGTAAAATCGACGTCACTTCAAATGATGAAGCAACATGTTTTAACATTTTTCTCAAACTAGCAAAGTAG
- a CDS encoding copper resistance protein B has protein sequence MRKTILVNALNTVFLVGLSLASQHTLAQSNMAEMSGNEMQAQGGDAPQNARDPHAYSAGTTLTQGPYALEGGERLTLADEHRFYALLGDRFEYNEQTDAAVFDLQAWYGTTFNRLVIKSEGDISDGKLEENQTDILWGHAISAYWDAQLGIRSDYAKDGKNRQWLAVGLQGLAPYWFELDMTAYLGEKGHSAFTLEAEYELLLTQKLIVQPRAEITLYGKDDEENELGSGLSSSAIGLRLRYEFTRQFAPYVGVEWKNSYGQTADYARLRGERSNQTEFVTGVKFWF, from the coding sequence ATGAGAAAAACAATCTTAGTTAACGCCTTAAATACGGTATTTCTCGTTGGCTTGTCGCTAGCGAGTCAACACACGCTTGCACAAAGTAATATGGCTGAAATGTCAGGTAATGAAATGCAAGCTCAAGGTGGTGATGCCCCACAAAATGCTAGGGATCCGCATGCTTACTCAGCAGGAACCACTTTAACCCAGGGGCCTTATGCTCTAGAAGGTGGTGAAAGGTTAACATTGGCTGATGAACATCGCTTTTATGCTTTATTAGGCGATCGGTTTGAATATAACGAACAAACTGATGCTGCCGTGTTTGATTTACAAGCGTGGTACGGTACTACTTTTAATCGCTTAGTGATCAAATCTGAAGGTGACATCAGTGACGGTAAGCTTGAGGAAAATCAAACTGATATATTATGGGGACATGCTATTTCTGCGTATTGGGATGCCCAACTAGGTATTCGATCTGATTACGCTAAAGATGGTAAAAATCGCCAATGGTTAGCCGTAGGTCTGCAAGGTTTAGCGCCGTATTGGTTTGAGCTTGATATGACTGCATATTTGGGCGAAAAGGGACATAGCGCATTCACACTTGAAGCAGAATATGAACTACTATTAACCCAAAAATTGATTGTGCAACCGCGCGCTGAAATCACCCTCTATGGCAAAGACGATGAGGAAAATGAACTTGGTAGTGGCTTATCTAGTAGTGCTATTGGTTTGCGACTTCGTTATGAGTTCACTCGCCAGTTTGCGCCTTACGTAGGAGTAGAATGGAAGAATTCTTACGGTCAAACGGCCGATTATGCCAGATTAAGAGGAGAACGCAGTAACCAAACTGAGTTTGTTACTGGTGTTAAATTTTGGTTTTAG
- a CDS encoding LysR family transcriptional regulator, translating into MLLEDLQVILKVAEFKSITAAASNLDMRTATASAAVKRVEKSLGLDLFIRTTRHLRLSAAGERYIPQCQQALAMLDQAKQTMKSDDDIIDGELRIAMSSDLGRNVVTPWLDEFMQIHTKLSLRANVSDSKIDFYRDSVDIALRYGKPSDASMYGFKICNVPRVLCATQAYLDQHGTPSHPHDLVAHKGLFYQIHDIIKDVWEFSGEDSEFKVKMNGRHATNDGDLVRRWCLSGKGLAVKSCLDMSNDLLAGNVVSIMPNFTPTQTELWLVCPSRQSITPAVRLLRDAFREKSAAILKALIARGIIDKSVQS; encoded by the coding sequence ATGTTGTTAGAAGACCTACAGGTAATATTAAAAGTAGCTGAGTTTAAGAGTATTACCGCCGCTGCTTCAAATCTCGATATGCGAACTGCTACTGCCAGTGCAGCAGTTAAAAGAGTAGAAAAATCGCTTGGACTTGATCTTTTTATTCGCACCACCCGCCATTTGCGTTTGTCAGCTGCGGGGGAGCGCTATATTCCTCAATGCCAGCAAGCACTTGCTATGCTCGATCAAGCAAAGCAAACAATGAAAAGCGACGATGATATTATTGACGGTGAGCTACGCATTGCAATGTCGTCAGACTTAGGACGTAATGTTGTTACTCCATGGCTTGATGAGTTTATGCAAATCCACACCAAATTAAGCTTACGCGCTAATGTTAGTGATAGTAAAATCGATTTCTACCGCGACTCGGTAGATATAGCACTGCGCTACGGTAAACCTAGTGATGCCAGTATGTATGGGTTTAAAATTTGTAATGTTCCACGTGTTTTATGTGCAACTCAGGCGTATTTAGATCAGCATGGCACACCAAGTCACCCACACGATTTGGTGGCTCATAAAGGCTTGTTTTATCAGATCCATGACATCATAAAAGATGTATGGGAATTTAGTGGTGAAGACAGCGAATTTAAAGTCAAAATGAATGGTAGGCACGCAACTAACGATGGTGACCTAGTCAGGCGCTGGTGTTTATCTGGTAAAGGCCTTGCTGTAAAATCGTGCTTAGATATGTCAAACGATTTACTCGCGGGTAATGTTGTCAGTATTATGCCAAATTTTACGCCGACACAAACAGAACTTTGGCTTGTATGCCCAAGCAGGCAGTCGATTACTCCTGCTGTACGTTTACTTCGCGATGCATTTAGAGAAAAAAGCGCTGCTATTTTAAAGGCACTTATTGCTCGAGGAATAATTGATAAAAGCGTTCAGAGTTAA
- a CDS encoding zinc-binding alcohol dehydrogenase family protein, whose protein sequence is MKAIGYKKSLPVSNPESLIDVELPQPIATGRDLLIKVKAIAVNPADYKVRLFMPPADGEVKVIGWDAVGEVVATGDAVTSFKPGDAVYYAGDITRSGSNAEFQLVDERIVGFKPQSLNNAEAAALPLTAITAYELLFEHLNIVKQAPDSKTKSDEVILVTGAAGGVGSIFIQLAKAITGATVIATASRESSQAWVKKLGADHVVDHTKPLPAQIEALNIGSVTHVASLHSTDTYFEAYTEVLTPFGKIAMIDDPESLDVSKLKMKSLSLHWEFMFARSMFNAKDLIEQSKLLNHVADLIDQGYVQTTIGKNLGTINAANLRIAHEELEAGTSIGKIVLEGF, encoded by the coding sequence ATGAAAGCCATCGGTTATAAAAAATCTCTTCCTGTTTCAAACCCTGAGTCGCTAATTGATGTGGAGCTACCACAACCAATTGCTACCGGTCGCGATTTACTGATAAAAGTTAAAGCCATTGCCGTTAACCCTGCAGATTACAAAGTACGTTTATTTATGCCACCAGCCGATGGCGAAGTAAAAGTAATTGGTTGGGATGCTGTTGGCGAAGTTGTTGCAACAGGTGATGCTGTAACAAGCTTTAAACCTGGTGATGCCGTTTATTATGCCGGTGATATTACTCGTTCAGGCAGTAACGCAGAATTTCAATTAGTGGATGAACGCATTGTCGGTTTTAAGCCGCAAAGCTTAAACAATGCCGAAGCTGCAGCATTACCACTGACAGCAATAACAGCATACGAATTATTATTTGAGCATTTAAACATTGTAAAACAAGCGCCTGATTCAAAAACAAAATCAGACGAAGTTATTTTGGTTACGGGTGCAGCTGGCGGCGTTGGTTCTATCTTTATTCAATTAGCTAAAGCAATTACTGGCGCAACTGTGATTGCAACAGCATCACGCGAAAGCTCGCAAGCATGGGTTAAAAAACTAGGCGCTGATCATGTGGTTGATCACACCAAACCATTACCAGCACAAATTGAAGCGCTAAACATTGGCTCAGTAACACATGTGGCTAGCCTGCACAGTACTGATACTTACTTTGAAGCATATACCGAAGTACTAACACCATTTGGTAAAATTGCGATGATTGACGATCCAGAGTCATTAGATGTTAGCAAATTAAAAATGAAAAGCTTATCGCTTCATTGGGAATTTATGTTTGCTCGTTCAATGTTTAACGCTAAAGATTTAATAGAACAAAGTAAGTTATTAAATCATGTTGCTGATTTAATTGACCAAGGCTACGTTCAAACGACTATAGGTAAAAATTTAGGTACGATTAATGCGGCTAATTTGCGCATTGCTCACGAAGAGCTAGAAGCGGGTACATCAATCGGTAAAATTGTACTTGAAGGCTTTTAA